Genomic window (Thermanaeromonas sp. C210):
ATTCTCTGAGCGGTTGGTCCTGCTACGGACCGCGGTGCGCCATCACCCAGTACGTCCTGGGAACCGGTTATCCGGAGATCGACTTCGCGGGGTACTATCCCGACCGCTATGACCACCCAGGCTGGAAACTTCCGGAGTGCATAATCATTTGGGGCAAGGATCCCATTAAATCCAACCCCGATGGCCTGTACGGCCATGCCATCGTGGACATGATGAAGCGGGGCACCAAGATTATCGTGGTGGACCCCAGGCTGACCTGGCTGGCCTCCCGGGCCGAATACTGGCTCCAGCTCAGACCCGGTACGGACGCTGCCCTTGCCCTGGGTATGCTCCATGTAATAATCAACGAAGGGCTCTACGACGGGGACTTTGTGGAGAAATGGTGCTCAGGATTTGAAGATCTCAAGCAGCGGGTCCAGGACTACCCGCCCGAGAAGGTGGCGGAAATAACCTGGGTACCGAAGGAGAAAATTGTCGAGGCCGCGAGATTTTTCGCCCGGAGCAAGCCGGCCAGTATTACCTGGGGCCTGGCGGTGGACGAGAATCCCAACGGCGTCCAGATCGGTCACGCCATCCTGGCCCTGGCGGCCATAACCGGCAATATCGACGTGCCGGGCGGGATTACCGTGGGACCGCCGGCTGTACTGCTGGGCAAATGGCGTATAGAAACCAGGATGGAGCTCTCGGACGAGCTGTGGAACAAGAGGTTGGGGGCGGAGGAATACCCGGCCCTGGCCAATGCCTTGGCCACGACCCATCCCGATATAACCCTCGATGCCCTGGAGACCGGCAAACCGTATCCCCTGAAAATGGCCTGGTTCAACAGCACTAACCTCATATCACCTACCAACACCGCTGCGCCGGACAGGTGGTACCGGGCCCTCAAGAATATGGAGTTCGCCGTAGCCACTGATACCTTTATGACCCCTACGGCCATGGCCTTCGCCGACATATTCCTGCCCCTCTCTACCTTTGCCGAGCACGACGGTATAGTAGTTACCCACTTCGGACGCAATGCCATATTCGTGGGGGCCATAAACAAGGCCCTGCAGGTCGGAGAATGTAAATCGGATATCGAGATCTGCCTTGAGCTCGGCAAACGCCTTAATCCGAAGGCGTGGCCCTGGAACGATGTTAAGGAATTCTTTACTGATCAGCTCAAACCCGAGCTGGGCATAACCTTCGACGAGCTGAAGGAGCGGGTAGTCGTTCACCCGCCCTACGAATACCGGAAGTACGAAACAGGAAAGCTCCGGCCCGATAACGAACCCGGCTTTTTAACTCCCTCGGGTAAGATCGAACTGTATTCGGTCCTGTTTGAAGCGTGGGGCGACGATCCCTTACCCTACTATGAAGAGCCGCCCTACAGCCCCTACAGCACTCCCGAACTGGCGCGCGAATATCCCTTCATACTCACCACCGGCGCCAGGCTGTGGGGCATGTTCCACTCGGAGCACCGGCAGATCCGGACCATACGCGAAATACACCCCGATCCCATTGTGGAGATCCACCCGGAAACCGCAGCCGAACTGGGCATCAAGGACGGGGATTGGGTTTACATTGAGAACATGTACGGCAGGTGCAAACAAAAGGCTAAACTGACGGTGGGAATTCACCCCAAGGTGATCCATGCCCAGCACGGCTGGTGGTTCCCGGAGAAGGCCGCCGACGAACCCGGCCTATTCGGTGTGTGGGAGGCCAACGTTAACCTGCTGGTGCCGCACAAGCACATCGGCAGGCTGGGCTTCGGTGCTCCCTTTAAGTGTATCATATGTAAAGTGTACAAAGCCGAGTAGGGCGGGACACGGCTGGCCTAGCACGGTCCCGGCCCCGAAGAGGTCTTCTGGCGAGGGGAGGGCCGGGGGATGGGGAGAGGATGTACTGGGCGAGAAGGGTCCTTAAGAACAGAGATGGGAGGGGATGGAGATGTTGCGCAACGGTCTATTGATCGATTACGAGTACTGTACCGGCTGCCATAGCTGTGAAGTGGCCTGCAAAAAGGAGAGAAATCTTCCCGTCGGAAAATGGGGGATCAAGCTTTCCGAAGTGGGCCCCATGCAGATATCTCCCGATAGGTGGGAATTGGACTATGTACCCATTCCCACCGAATTCTGCGATCTTTGCGAGGAGCGAGTAGCCCAAGGGAAGCAGCCGGCCTGTGTCCATCACTGCCTGGGCAAGGCCATGGAGTACGGGCCGGTGGAAGAGCTGGCGGCCAAAATGGCGGCCAAGGGCAAGAAAATGGTGCTGTTCGTCCCTTAGAGCAACCGCCTTAGGGTTGACAGGAGTAAAGGGAGTGCTTGGATTGGCTGCGGGTAATGCACCGGGGGTTAATGCTCGTGCTCCGGGGCTGGTCCCAAGGGGTGCGTGCACCACCCCCTAAGGATTAAAGAGAAGGGGGAGAGGGAAAACACGGCGGGACGCCTGCCGTAAACCAAGTCAAGTTACGCAGGATGGTAATCTAGGGGGGATACCATGTCTGAAAAGGGCTTGAATGCTAAAGGAGGCGTCCGAACCTATATTAAGGGACTTGGCCTTTGTGCCTTTGGGGTCGGTGCCAATGCGGCAGAAGTAGACGTAAAGGACGGCAAAATCCTTCGCATCCGCCCGCTGCGGTACGATAAAAAATATAAGCCCGAACACATGAACCCCTGGAAAATACAGGCCCGCGGGAAGACCCTTGAACCGACCATGAAGTCCCTCTTGTCGCCTTTTAACTATGTGTACAAAAAACGGGCCTATT
Coding sequences:
- a CDS encoding 4Fe-4S dicluster domain-containing protein — translated: MLRNGLLIDYEYCTGCHSCEVACKKERNLPVGKWGIKLSEVGPMQISPDRWELDYVPIPTEFCDLCEERVAQGKQPACVHHCLGKAMEYGPVEELAAKMAAKGKKMVLFVP
- a CDS encoding molybdopterin-dependent oxidoreductase; protein product: MSTCKKDWTWEEDGCTVVRTCAWSPPGCHPVGCGLRLYVKDNRLVKVEGDPEHPISQGRLCIRCLSLPEYVHHPQRIIYPMKRVGERGENKWKRISWDEAWDIIVDKVNEIKEKYGPESIVVYGGTGRQACLYYYPLGFAVLGTPNVCYSLSGWSCYGPRCAITQYVLGTGYPEIDFAGYYPDRYDHPGWKLPECIIIWGKDPIKSNPDGLYGHAIVDMMKRGTKIIVVDPRLTWLASRAEYWLQLRPGTDAALALGMLHVIINEGLYDGDFVEKWCSGFEDLKQRVQDYPPEKVAEITWVPKEKIVEAARFFARSKPASITWGLAVDENPNGVQIGHAILALAAITGNIDVPGGITVGPPAVLLGKWRIETRMELSDELWNKRLGAEEYPALANALATTHPDITLDALETGKPYPLKMAWFNSTNLISPTNTAAPDRWYRALKNMEFAVATDTFMTPTAMAFADIFLPLSTFAEHDGIVVTHFGRNAIFVGAINKALQVGECKSDIEICLELGKRLNPKAWPWNDVKEFFTDQLKPELGITFDELKERVVVHPPYEYRKYETGKLRPDNEPGFLTPSGKIELYSVLFEAWGDDPLPYYEEPPYSPYSTPELAREYPFILTTGARLWGMFHSEHRQIRTIREIHPDPIVEIHPETAAELGIKDGDWVYIENMYGRCKQKAKLTVGIHPKVIHAQHGWWFPEKAADEPGLFGVWEANVNLLVPHKHIGRLGFGAPFKCIICKVYKAE